The Flavobacteriaceae bacterium 3519-10 genome includes a window with the following:
- a CDS encoding DnaK suppressor protein, putative, whose protein sequence is MTEGRQRYSDADLMEFKELIQQKIEKAERDLMLIRESFINDQNNGTDDTSPTFKAFEEGAETLSKEQNAILAGRQEKFVRDLKNALIRIQNKTYGICRVTGKLIGKDRLRAVPHATLSIEAKNLQR, encoded by the coding sequence ATGACAGAAGGACGACAAAGGTATAGCGATGCCGATTTGATGGAGTTCAAAGAACTTATTCAACAAAAAATAGAAAAAGCCGAGCGCGATTTAATGCTGATCCGGGAAAGCTTCATCAACGACCAGAATAACGGTACTGATGACACTTCGCCTACCTTCAAAGCATTTGAAGAAGGTGCAGAAACGCTCAGCAAAGAGCAAAATGCGATCCTCGCCGGGCGCCAGGAAAAATTTGTGCGCGACCTGAAAAATGCGTTGATCCGCATCCAGAACAAAACTTACGGCATTTGCCGTGTTACAGGGAAGCTGATTGGTAAAGACCGCTTAAGAGCCGTGCCGCACGCAACATTAAGTATTGAAGCCAAGAATCTGCAGCGATAA
- a CDS encoding 2-haloalkanoic acid dehalogenase has translation MCSMKIKHIFFDLDNTIWDHRRNAYLTLKDIYSRENVKDRYNVGFEEFHKEYFTINERLWAQIRDGEIDKEHLRKHRFHDSFLFFGIDDYALAQLFERNFLDEILNYNDLVEGAFDLLEYLAEKNYRLHILSNGFEEVTYRKCELSGIKNYFETITSADEINIRKPHPEIYEHALKKAGATIEESVMIGDDWIADVEGGKSYGLKVIFFDVFNDNFEAEDVLVIKKLAELKNIL, from the coding sequence TTGTGCTCTATGAAAATAAAGCACATTTTTTTTGACCTCGACAATACGATTTGGGACCACCGCCGAAATGCGTATTTAACGCTTAAGGACATCTACAGCCGCGAAAACGTAAAAGACAGATATAACGTAGGCTTCGAGGAATTCCATAAAGAATACTTTACCATCAACGAAAGGCTCTGGGCACAGATCCGCGATGGCGAAATAGATAAAGAACATCTACGCAAACACCGTTTTCACGATTCGTTTCTGTTTTTCGGGATTGATGATTACGCGCTTGCACAGCTTTTTGAAAGGAATTTCCTCGACGAAATATTAAATTACAATGATCTGGTGGAAGGTGCTTTCGATCTGCTTGAATATTTAGCCGAAAAAAATTACAGACTACACATTCTCTCCAACGGTTTTGAAGAAGTTACCTACCGCAAATGCGAACTTTCGGGCATTAAAAATTACTTCGAGACCATCACAAGCGCGGATGAGATCAATATCCGAAAACCTCACCCCGAAATTTACGAGCACGCCCTCAAAAAAGCCGGCGCAACCATTGAAGAATCGGTGATGATTGGTGACGACTGGATTGCCGACGTAGAAGGCGGAAAATCTTATGGTTTAAAAGTGATTTTCTTCGATGTTTTCAACGATAATTTTGAAGCAGAAGATGTGCTGGTGATTAAGAAGCTGGCAGAACTTAAAAATATACTCTAA
- a CDS encoding Lipoprotein signal peptidase: MKKIALITLIILVIDQVSKFYIKTTFHLGESVDVMPGFKLTFVENPGMAYGFHFGGLLGKYALVILRIFLIGGMVYLFRKWLKEGIHSNYLFIPMAMIFAGAIGNLIDGMFYGLIFDSGTVYDDSVGRWIDYGGISKVVPFGEGYSHFMKGCVVDMLHFPLVDWWVPESWPLIGGKHIEFFKYIFNVADSAITVGGLLLLIFRKKAFPEGLDF, translated from the coding sequence ATGAAGAAGATTGCTCTGATCACACTCATCATACTGGTAATCGATCAAGTTTCTAAATTTTACATTAAAACAACATTTCATCTGGGCGAAAGCGTGGATGTGATGCCGGGCTTCAAGCTTACGTTTGTTGAAAATCCCGGGATGGCCTATGGCTTTCATTTCGGTGGCCTGCTCGGTAAATATGCATTGGTTATTTTGCGGATCTTCCTCATCGGCGGAATGGTTTATCTGTTCCGGAAGTGGCTTAAGGAGGGCATCCACAGCAATTATCTGTTCATCCCAATGGCGATGATCTTTGCAGGAGCCATCGGTAACCTAATCGACGGGATGTTCTACGGACTGATCTTCGACAGCGGCACGGTTTACGACGACAGTGTAGGCCGCTGGATCGACTACGGCGGCATCTCCAAAGTGGTTCCGTTTGGAGAAGGATACTCGCATTTCATGAAAGGCTGCGTGGTAGATATGCTGCATTTCCCGCTGGTAGACTGGTGGGTGCCGGAAAGCTGGCCGCTGATCGGCGGAAAGCATATTGAATTCTTCAAGTATATCTTTAATGTTGCAGATTCTGCAATTACTGTAGGCGGGCTTTTGCTGCTGATCTTCAGGAAAAAAGCTTTTCCCGAAGGACTTGATTTCTAA
- a CDS encoding Tryptophanyl-tRNA synthetase → MSRILTGIQATGTPHLGNLLGAIIPAIELSKKSDNESFLFIANLHSLTQIKNAGELRQNTYEIAAAWLACGLDTDKTFFYRQSDIPEVCELSWYLSCFFPYQRLTLAHSFKDKADRLEDVNAGLFTYPVLMGADILLYDAEVVPVGKDQLQHLEMARDMGSRFNHQMGEVFVLPTAELQEETKYVPGTDGQKMSKSRGNIINIFLPEKELKKQVMGIETDSKSLEEPKDPETDKVFAIFKLIATAEEAEFLREKYLAGNFGYGHAKTELLNLILTKFARERELFSYYMNNLPELEEKLQAGATKTREIAAKTLSKVRESLGV, encoded by the coding sequence ATGTCACGAATCCTCACTGGAATACAGGCTACAGGTACGCCGCACCTCGGGAATCTTCTCGGCGCGATCATTCCGGCTATCGAACTGTCGAAAAAATCTGATAACGAATCTTTTCTCTTCATCGCCAATCTGCACTCATTAACGCAGATTAAAAATGCTGGAGAACTCAGGCAGAACACGTATGAAATTGCTGCCGCATGGCTCGCATGTGGTCTCGATACAGATAAAACCTTTTTCTACAGACAAAGCGACATTCCTGAGGTCTGCGAACTTTCGTGGTATCTTTCGTGTTTCTTTCCTTATCAAAGGCTTACGCTGGCACATTCGTTCAAAGATAAAGCCGACCGTCTGGAGGATGTAAACGCGGGGCTTTTCACTTATCCTGTGCTTATGGGAGCCGATATTCTGCTTTACGATGCGGAGGTGGTTCCGGTGGGGAAAGACCAGTTGCAGCACCTAGAAATGGCGCGGGATATGGGTTCAAGATTCAATCATCAGATGGGTGAAGTATTTGTTTTACCAACCGCGGAACTTCAGGAAGAAACCAAATATGTTCCCGGTACGGACGGCCAAAAAATGTCGAAATCACGTGGCAACATCATCAATATCTTCCTGCCCGAAAAGGAGCTTAAAAAGCAGGTGATGGGCATCGAAACAGATTCAAAATCACTTGAGGAACCTAAGGATCCTGAGACTGATAAAGTTTTCGCGATCTTTAAACTGATTGCAACGGCCGAAGAAGCTGAATTTTTGCGCGAAAAATATCTTGCGGGAAATTTTGGCTACGGACATGCCAAGACAGAACTTCTTAACTTAATCCTGACAAAATTTGCACGGGAACGCGAACTGTTCAGCTATTACATGAATAATTTACCGGAGCTTGAAGAAAAGCTGCAGGCCGGCGCCACAAAAACGCGCGAAATTGCCGCAAAAACCCTGTCTAAAGTGAGGGAAAGTCTTGGAGTTTAA
- a CDS encoding RNA polymerase sigma-70 factor, ECF subfamily → MKTHSDSWLISEYRSGNEKTLAVLIERHQKDLFSFIFYKLMDEDLANDIFQDTFMKIIVTLKEGRYNEEGKFILWAKRIAHNLIIDHFRLKSKHIKVSETSYDNDEFSIFDLISGNEENIEEQLVSRQIQEDLMKMLVYLPANQQEVIRLRFFDGLSFKEIADQTDSSINTTLGRVRYALINLRKIMDEHNIILTR, encoded by the coding sequence ATGAAAACACATAGTGATAGCTGGTTGATCTCTGAGTATCGCAGCGGCAACGAAAAGACTTTGGCCGTACTTATCGAGAGACACCAAAAAGATCTTTTTTCATTTATTTTTTACAAATTGATGGATGAAGATTTAGCCAACGATATCTTTCAGGATACCTTCATGAAGATTATTGTCACCCTAAAGGAAGGACGGTATAATGAAGAGGGCAAATTTATTCTTTGGGCCAAACGCATTGCGCATAACCTGATCATCGATCATTTCCGCCTTAAGTCCAAACACATCAAAGTTTCCGAAACCTCTTACGATAACGACGAGTTTTCAATATTCGATCTTATTTCGGGTAACGAAGAAAATATTGAAGAACAGCTCGTAAGCCGCCAGATCCAGGAGGACCTTATGAAAATGCTGGTTTATCTGCCGGCAAATCAGCAGGAAGTAATCCGGCTGAGGTTTTTTGATGGTCTTAGTTTTAAGGAAATCGCAGATCAGACGGATAGCAGTATCAATACCACACTCGGAAGGGTGCGTTACGCACTGATCAATCTGCGTAAAATCATGGATGAACACAACATTATTTTAACCAGGTAA